A genome region from Erigeron canadensis isolate Cc75 chromosome 3, C_canadensis_v1, whole genome shotgun sequence includes the following:
- the LOC122593530 gene encoding probable tyrosine-protein phosphatase DSP4 yields the protein MKLNQEQQQQHDTCKTIEVVPSLTTMIMSSAADFNSNNINNKKIFDSNGDEELYTPPLNFSMVDHGIYRSGFPDTPNFSFLHTLGLRSIIYLCPEPYPEHNMRFLKANGIQLYQFGIEGTKEPFVSIPEDTIREALKVVLDVRNHPLLIHCKRGKHRTGCLVGCLRKIHRWCLTSIFDEYQRFAAAKARISDQRFMELFDASGFKDISPCPCLCSKR from the exons ATGAAATTAAatcaagaacaacaacaacaacatgacACGTGTAAAACAATCGAAGTAGTTCCATCCTTAACTACTATGATCATGTCCTCCGCCGCCGATTTTAAttctaataatattaataataagaaaatttttGATTCGAATGGTGATGAAGAGCTGTACACACCCCCATTAAATTTTTCAATGGTTGATCATGGAATTTATCGTTCCGGGTTTCCCGATACCCCAAATTTCTCCTTTCTTCATACCCTTGGCCTTCGCTCTATTAT ATACTTGTGTCCAGAGCCATATCCGGAACATAACATGAGATTTTTGAAAGCTAATGGAATTCAGTTATATCAGTTTGGAATTGAAGGAACTAAG GAACCTTTTGTTAGTATTCCTGAAGATACAATTCGTGAAGCGTTAAAAGTTGTTCTTG ATGTACGAAATCACCCATTGTTAATTCATTGCAAAAGAGGCAAG CACCGAACTGGTTGTCTAGTCGGATGTTTAAGAAAAATTCACAGATGGTGTTTGACGTCTATTTTTGACGAGTACCAAAGGTTTGCAGCTGCCAAAGCTAGAATATCGGATCAAAGGTTTATGGAGCTGTTTGATGCGTCCGGATTTAAAGATATATCGCCGTGTCCATGTTTATGTTCTAAGAGATAA
- the LOC122592502 gene encoding 60S ribosomal protein L7-2-like has product MVEVAKAGVVVPESVLKKQKRSEEWALAKKQEGELLKKKNAANRKLIFNRAKQYTKEYEDQQKELIQLKREARLKGGFYVNPEAKMLFIIRIRGINAMDPKSKKILQLLRLRQIFNGVFLKVNKATLNMLHRVEPYVTYGYPNLKSVKELIYKRGYGKLNKQRIPLTDNSIVEQALGKFGLICVEDLIHEILTAGPHFKEANNFLWPFKLKAPLGGMKKKRNHYVEGGDAGNREDYINELIRRMN; this is encoded by the exons ATGGTGGAAGTTGCCAAGGCAGGAGTAGTGGTTCCCGagtcggtattgaagaagcaaAAACGAAGCGAGGAATGGGCGCTTGCGAAAAAGCAAGAAGGTGAGCttttgaaaaagaagaatgCTGCGAACAGGAAGTTGATCTTCAATAGGGCTAAGCAGTACACCAAAGAGTATGAGGATCAG CAAAAGGAGCTAATTCAGTTGAAGCGCGAAGCAAGGCTAAAAGGTGGCTTCTATGTGAATCCTGAAGCCAAGATGTTGTTCATTATTCGTATCCGTGG TATCAATGCTATGGACCCTAAGTCAAAGAAGATTTTGCAGCTTTTGCGTCTTAGACAG ATTTTTAATGGTGTCTTCTTGAAAGTCAACAAAGCAACCTTGAACATGCTGCACAGGGTGGAACCATATGTTACTTACGG GTACCCAAATTTGAAGAGTGTCAAAGAGTTGATCTACAAGAGGGGTTATGGCaagctcaacaaacaaaggatTCCACTTACTGATAATTCCATTGTTGAGCag GCACTTGGTAAATTTGGACTGATCTGTGTTGAAGACCTTATTCACGAGATCTTGACTGCGGGTCCTCATTTTAAAGAGGCCAACAACTTCTTGTGGCCATTTAAGTTGAAGGCACCTTTGGGTGggatgaagaagaagagaaatcACTATGTTGAAGGCGGAGATGCTGGAAATCGTGAAGATTACATCAATGAGCTTATCAGGAGAATGAACTAG
- the LOC122594528 gene encoding glucan endo-1,3-beta-glucosidase 12-like gives MSPFFTFISVCLTIFSLVNGGSIGVNYGRVANNLPSPSKVVDLLKSQGISRVKVYDTDPVVLKSLSGSGIKVTVDLPNQLLKTAAKKQSFATNWVERNIAAYHPDTQIEAIAVGNEVFVDPGNTTGFLVPAMKNLHQALVNYNLHSYIKISSPVALSALQNSYPSSAGSFRSELIEPVFKPMFEFLRQTGSYLMVNAYPFFAYESNSDVISLDYALFRENPGVVDAGNGIRYFSLFDAQIDAVFAAMSALHYNDIPLVVTETGWPSKGDNNEIGASIENAAAYNGNLVKRILTSSGTPLRPKAELTVFLFALFNENNKDGPSSERNYGLFYPNREKVYHVPFTAEDLRVYKDKRSPAVGDIGGGQVRVSTPGKGSGSESGSGQTWCVASNVEKQRLQMALDFACGEGGADCRPIQPGSTCYDPNTLEAHASFAFNSYYQKTGRAGGSCYFGGAAHIVTEPPKFGKCEFT, from the exons ATGTCACCATTTTTCACCTTCATTTCTGTTTGCCTAACCATTTTCTCACTTGTAAATGGTGGTTCAATAGGTGTAAACTATGGCCGAGTTGCCAATAACTTACCATCACCTTCAAAAGTTGTTGACCTCTTAAAATCACAAGGTATCAGCCGGGTCAAGGTTTACGACACTGACCCGGTTGTACTAAAGTCATTATCTGGTTCGGGAATAAAGGTGACAGTAGACCTCCCGAACCAGTTACTCAAAACCGCCGCCAAAAAACAGTCATTTGCTACAAACTGGGTGGAACGCAACATTGCTGCATACCACCCAGATACACAAATCGAAGCCATTGCTGTAGGCAATGAAGTCTTCGTTGACCCAGGTAACACAACCGGGTTTCTTGTACCCGCTATGAAAAATCTACATCAAGCTCTTGTGAATTATAATCTACATTCCTATATTAAAATATCATCACCGGTTGCATTAAGTGCGTTACAAAACTCATACCCATCGTCAGCCGGTTCTTTCCGGTCCGAACTTATTGAACCGGTTTTCAAACCCATGTTTGAATTTTTACGACAAACCGGGTCTTACCTTATGGTAAATGCGTACCCGTTTTTCGCATACGAGTCAAACTCGGATGTTATCTCGCTAGACTACGCCTTGTTTCGTGAAAACCCAGGCGTAGTCGACGCGGGTAACGGTATACGTTACTTTAGTCTTTTTGATGCGCAAATCGATGCAGTGTTTGCCGCAATGTCGGCATTACACTACAACGATATCCCGTTAGTTGTCACCGAGACGGGTTGGCCTTCTAAAGGTGACAACAACGAGATAGGCGCCAGCATTGAAAATGCTGCAGCCTATAATGGAAATTTAGTAAAACGTATACTTACTAGTTCGGGTACACCCCTCCGCCCAAAGGCGGAGCTGACCGTCTTTTTGTTCGCGTTATTTAACGAGAACAATAAAGACGGGCCGTCTTCTGAGCGGAACTACGGGTTGTTTTACCCGAACCGGGAAAAAGTATACCACGTGCCATTTACAGCCGAGGATTTAAGGGTCTATAAAGACAAACGATCCCCGGCTGTAGGTGACATTGGCGGTGGTCAGGTAAGAGTTTCCACACCCGGTAAAGGTTCCGGGTCGGAATCCGGGTCGGGTCAGACGTGGTGTGTGGCAAGTAATGTGGAGAAACAAAGACTACAAATGGCTTTAGATTTTGCTTGTGGGGAAGGAGGTGCTGATTGCCGTCCGATCCAGCCCGGTTCCACGTGTTATGATCCTAACACGTTAGAAGCCCACGCTTCATTTGCGTTTAATAGCTATTATCAAAAAACCGGCCGGGCTGGCGGGTCGTGTTATTTTGGTGGGGCCGCTCATATTGTTACTGAACCACCta AATTTGGGAAATGTGAGTTCACCTAA